The Setaria viridis chromosome 6, Setaria_viridis_v4.0, whole genome shotgun sequence genome includes the window GGACAAGTGAGAGTGAAATTACTACTTACCGCCGACGTAGACGTCACCGCTGGGAGACCAGTCCTCCTCCTTGTAGATTGGGCTGTAAATTGATTGGCAAACAAAACCTTAATCAGCCACTAATGTTCACACAACAGCTACATGATCCTTCTaaacaaacaaagaaacatGGATCTTCATGCCTAGCTAGTagctacatgcatgcatgtcttgGTCACTGGCTGAGCTAGCTCACCTGTATCCGTCGACGTTGGCGCCGTACTTGTCAACGAACTGGTACACGCCCTTGCCCTGCatccacccaaaaaaaaaatgaaaattttcagTTTATGCGCCATGAAGAATCACCAAATTTCCACTGAAATCTTCCGGTGAATTCAGTGACTAGATTCTTGTGCTCCAAACGGTTTCGAGTCAGAAAGAAATTAAGCGGAAGAGGCCCTCCTCACCTTGACCTTCCTCCCGGAGGCATCGACGTCGACGGTCAGGCCACCCCCAATCCCGAAGGGCTTGTCGGTCTTGATCTTCTTGCCGGTGCCGCAGACGACGGcgaaggaggaggcgcggcggccgaGGGACGGCAGGCCCTGGGCCCTGGCCGGCGCCGCCAGAGTCGACGAGGAGATCATGGAGGCTGCCATTGCTGCTGTAGCTGTAGCTGTAGCTGCTTCGGTTCACTCGCTCTTGCTGCTATGCCTGCCGGATGCAGAGCCTCCAGGAAGCTACACGGAGCCAATATACTTGTGGCGCCAAAACCTGTGGATAATGCCAGGAGGACAGGTGCGACCGCCGTGGCGCCACGTGGCGGGGCACGGTTGGCCGGGCACGATATGGCTGGGCCAGAACGTTATCTTCTTGGGGATTTTTTGTGGACAGGGGTGAAATCGTCTCGTTGGAATGGGAGAGGGGAAATTTTGTGATGGATACACGAGCTTTGCCATGAAAAGAATCAAGAACCTGTGGTGCCCATGGTGTCAAGCAGAGTTTGGTACTAGATGCCAACAGTTGCAATGCAATCTAGAATGTACTGATAATCTGATATATATGAGGGATGCAGCGACTCAAATTTGTTGGGATTCGAATTTTCAGAGGTGAATAAGGAGCTAGTATTTGGAAAGCACCATATGCCAACCTTGTCAAAGTTGGACATCAATTATGTGATGTAGAAAGGTGGAAAATTAAAGTTTGACATGTTTGGCACTCCGGGATTTCATAGCAGAATGATGTTTACTACCTGTAGATGTTGCAAAGAATAAGTTTCTCTTTTGAATAATGTCTACCTCGTGAACAAATTATTTTTACA containing:
- the LOC117860376 gene encoding photosystem II 10 kDa polypeptide, chloroplastic, yielding MAASMISSSTLAAPARAQGLPSLGRRASSFAVVCGTGKKIKTDKPFGIGGGLTVDVDASGRKVKGKGVYQFVDKYGANVDGYSPIYKEEDWSPSGDVYVGGKTGLLIWAITLAGLLGGGALLVYNTSALSG